TCGCGTGTTGCAGCAATTCTGGTctataatacaattaattatgTATGTGATTGTATAAgagattatatattaattcagAAAAAATGGTAGAAAGTTACCTGAAGGTTGTTGTGATAAATTGTGCATCGGAACTAAGTTCATGGATCATATCCGCTACAGCTTTTCTGTGTTGCGCATCTAGTGCTTGGTCAATTTCATCAAATAAGTAAAATGGCGCTGGATCACATTTTTGGATAGCAAATATCAATGCTAATGCTACAAGTGATTTTTGACCTCCAGACAATTGATTCATTTCTCTCATTTCAGCTCTATGACCAGTGAAAGATACTCGTATGCCTGTAccaaaaaaaatttcgtaatgattcatttatttattgtttactaaCAAAAATAGGAAGCTGCATCTTTTCTTACCAACACCGATAAATCTATCAGAATCAGCTGCTTCTGTTGTCGTATCGTCTCCTTCGTCACCATCTGCTGTTTTCATAACTAACTGAGCATGACCTGATGGTACAAGCTTTTTGAACACTTcgctaaaatatttacttaccTAAGTATGAAAAGAACGATTTGAGTGCTTCACTTGTAACAGTTAAAAGGTAAGCGGCGAAACAGTACCACAATGTAagcatagaataaaattacattacataCTTGTTTGAATGTAAATTGAATTGCTTCGCATTTACGTTGTTCAAGTACTGACATTAgctctttaattttttcatcacCTCTATctaattcttcttttctttttaccaaTTTCTCTTTCTGATCACTAAACGACATGAATTGATCTAatgcttttttatttacatgacTAAAACAAAaggtaataatagaaattattgtaacataacataaaaaattttcgtatctctatatgtgttattttattgttagttTACCTGTATTTCTTTAAATGATTATTTGCTTTTTCCATTTCCTTAAATAACTGTTTAGTAGTCAGAGTACTAAATTTGGAATATACTTCTTGACTAGGTAATGCACCAAGTTCGGTAATTTTTTGTGTACATTCTACTATTTTTTGTTGTAAAATGTTCAATTTGCTGGCTAGTTTCTCTAGATCCTTAGCATCTGCTTCTATCTTTTCCTGTGCTTCCTTTTCCCTGGCTTTCCACTTTTCGACCTCTGCAGATTCCGCTTTTTGCTACAAAGgactttatacatatataacatgtattaGGCTTAATATATTTaggtaataatttttatatttaccttCTTTATAGCATTTGTTACTCTTTCATTCTGAGCTTTAAAATCTGCATTTACTTTCACTAATCTTTTTTCAATATCCCCTAGTTGTGCTTTTGATGATTCTAATTGACGTTGTCGATCCTCTACTGATATCTCTTGCAATGCCTGAACCAATTCGTCTTTTCTTCTGACCAAATTATTGGTTAACagattttccaatttatttttctcagcTTCTAATCGCATTCGCTTAGCAAATGCTTCTTTGTTATCTTTTGTTAATCGCCTTATGTCATCGTTTAATGTATCAACTTGACGTTGATCAGCAACAGACAATTGTGCCATGAGTTCTTGATGTAATTCACTTTCCAAGCCTTCTTTCGTTGCACGCATTGCTTCTAAACTCGATGTACACTGCGCTAGACTCCTTTCTTTCGGTGTGCGGTATCTTTCTATTGCACTTAATTCTTCCTTCATAAGTCGTATTTCTGCTTTCATTTTATCGTATACGTctctataaaaataagaaaattgtcGGATTTCTAATTGTTATGTTCCATACAAACATTCATTTTCATCTTTCAGTAACCTACTTAGCTTTACTATTTTTAGTTTCAGTCCTTTGCATTTCACTAACATAAGAACTGATATTTTGGTCCGCTTTTCTGATTTCTTCTTTAAGAGTAGAAAACTGAGATTCGAGAGATGAAATTTGAGCTATTAACTCCGATCTAGTTTTCTGTATTTCTAACCGGGATCTTAGTGTATTAAAGTATCCGCCCGTTAAAGATCCTTTTGAGGATACTTGATCACCTTCAAGAGTCACACAATCCAAACCCGAGGTACGAGCCAAATTTGTAGCGGCCTCTAAATTACGACAGATTAATGTTTTTCCAAATATATACCtgcatttaaaattaaacataaaaatattacgtattttattgttttataattttataacaattaaatgtattactagaaattttactattatttaccTCATAGCTTTATCATACTTCTGATCGTAATTTAACTGTGATATCATAGGTATGGCATCACCGGTTTCTGGATAATCTATATCTTTTACATGGAGTCGATTTAAAGGCATAAATGTTACTTCCCCAGGAAGACGCTGattattcatttcttttaaaatttttgttccAAATTTGTCAGTTTCGACAATATGATGAAATAAACGATTTCCTGCAGTCACTTCTACAGCCATATAAACACTCTTGTCGCAactaaaattttcaatcacAGGCCCGTAATAACTACTTACCTCATGGGCCATATCTTTACGAGTTCTGGAAAGAAAACGTACATTAGAAAACAACATTTTCAAACTACTTAAATAATGCTTACCGAAATGTATCCAACACTTTCCGCACGCTATCTCGACCATTTAAAATAGGTTTTCCAGCCATAGATCGTAAGCTTTGATCTGCCTTGGCCAAATCTTCTTTTAGTCCAGATAAATTGAGTTGTAATACACTCTCTTGTCGATATCTACAACGAAAATTTAgcttatattttgtaaaaattctttaattataaaaaaggcTACATAGTAAACGAACTGTTCTTTTCGAGTAGCTTGACACTGATCCTTTGCTTTGGTAAGTTCgtaatattgtttattatgCTCGTCTATCGAAGTTCGTTGCTGTTCCATTTCGCGTGTGTGTTCTTCGATCTTTTTTTCTAAAGTAATTTGTTTTTCTGCATCTCGTTTTAAGTCCTCgctgatttttctttcatgtTCTTCCTTATCTTTAATTTGTTTGGTAAGTTGTTTAAGCTCATTTTGTATCCATTTATCTCTTTCATCCTAACACGaaggaattattaaaataaattattgaaatttcctaTATCTTTTGCATACAATTGAGTTGTATTGAATACCCTGCTAGTAAATTGACTGCCACGACCCTGCTTGGCATATAATTCTTTCCGTTTTTGCTCTTTTAATTGTAGTTCACGCGTACATTCCTCTTCAACACGTTTCATTTCTTCatactaaaataataattataaatgaaattattatcaagcatattaataatgatataaCTTACTTCCGGTTTTAGTTCTTCTAATTCTGCTTCTCTTGCCGCAatgtttacttttaatttttctaattcttgTTGAGCACGTTTTCGACTATCATTATCTCCTTTTACTTCTTCCAATAAATCATTAATAGTTAATGTTAACTtagttttctcttttaataattgttgCTGTTCAGCACTGAAAATTTTACCTTCAATTTACAACTAACATAAACAATTGTTTTAGATTATTCACATATAATCTTAAGAATATTACCTTAGTGTATCCCGTTCTTCTTTTGCAGTTTGCACTTCTTTCTTTGCTTCCTTAAGACGCTTTGTTGCTGCTCTCACCATTTCCTGTGCAGTTTTTGCTTCTGCACATAATCTGGCTTGTTCAGCCCCGCTATTAGCTCTAGACTTTTCCAGATCTTCtaactttcttttattctctttgaGCTCTCGTTCGTGAATTGTATATTCTAAACATCGACGCTGTTTATCCCAACATTGATATTCTTTaagttcctctttttcttcttctaacgTTTTTAAACGTTCCTCTGCAATTAtgcaattataaattattaactatTTTTCAAAACGACATCATtaacttaaataataatttacctaTAGTTCTTAAAAAATCTTGAATTTTTTCTAGTTTCCCTtcagtttcttttaaaataaattttgattctTCTCTCCTGTCATCATATACTCTAGTACCAGCTACTTCCCTTAATAATTTAAGTCTTTGAGAATCAGGTGCTGTTGCCATTTGATTGATCTACACAATGCAATGTATCATATTTTTCCCGTTTTTATAAATCACAAACACACCATGAAGCATACCTTTCCTTgctttacaatataatatggATTCGATCTTGAAAATCCTGCCGATTCTAACAAATTCATCACATCATTCCTTGTTACTATccttttattaagaaaatactGATCCTTCTTTGAGCCAATTACTCTTCTCAAATATACTTCTTCTTTATCAATCTATAAGAACAAATAAGGTAGAAATTGCAACAGAAagttgttaaataaataataatgcatgaaaattatgtaatagCAAATTTTACATACCGGTAATCTCCCATcagaattatcaaatataatttcaacatGTGCAGAAATAACTCTTGGTCCTGTGCCCTCATGCAATAAAGCTTGTCTCTGTTCAGGTCTGAGATGAGAAAATTCATCACTCAAAACAAATTGGATTGCATAAAAAAAATTGCTCTTGCCAGAACCATTTCTTCCAACTTGACATTCAGAGAAATCATTcataaatttgattaaaaaacatattatataccattaaagtgatgtaaatgaaatatatgtacatacctACTACATTGTGCCTTGGATCAAAGGGTTCTACCACTGTTTGTTCACGATATGACTTGAAACCTTGTATAATCACCTGATCAAAGAAAGATTCATTGCGTATAGATATGAATTGCATGTCTTAAAATTGTAAGTTCCCTTACATAAAAGTTTTTGTCCACATATTTCTAATTACTTACAATGCTGAACATAAGTATTGGCCTTTTCCTTAAAATGGAATATCAGTTTTAAAATTGGATAGAGCaacttgatttttttttttttttagaagttAGATGGATTAATTTGGTAGATGACATATAAAacacattttgaaaaattacaatttttcggAATCGCGAAGAAAATAGTAAAGATCAAACTTTTAATAAACCTTTTTATTTGAACATACAGTTATAGGCCGAAAGTCATGAAAAATTACGATCTTCACCAATTCTAGCTGTTTGTAGCTCATAGCAATGTGTATAACTGACATAAATTTATAAGACgcattttcttaattttcattaaaagctCAAATGAGAAGGTGATAAAATGAGATTTTCACTGTTTTCACCGTGATTGTGCCCAATTGcatctttaaaaaattattttttatgcatCATTTAATACACTAATCCTTCTAAGTTTGATATCTATTATCcttttaatttcacaaaaGAAACCAAGACATTTGGtccaattttataaaaagttattcCATTTTATAGGGTGTGCCAATACTTATGTTCGGCACTGCACGTAGGTAAATTTACATGTGTGGTTACATTTACTGAAGGTATTAATCTAACTGTGTAATcgcgtaatatattcataccGAATGTAAAGGAATAGAGACATTGTGTGTAAACCAATGTTTACGCGTGTTAACACTAAACGATAGTAGCCATACTTCTAACGAAGAGCGTCTATCAAAAGGAAGTTGTAGTAACCGCGCAAAAATAGACAGGAGCTTAGAGGATATTCTAAATCTTTTTTGTGATACCTGTTTGATATACATGGTGCGATTATTATTCACACGAGTGTTTCTCGTGTTAATATCCTACAACAGCTCAATCAGAAATTTAAGTTCTCTGTCACTGAATGGAACAAAAACGTTCAACCGACTTGTTGGCACAGCgacatttgtaaaataatctgCAAGGCGACGGTATAATAAAGTTCCTAGATTTGGGCGGGAGACGCGTTTTCGTGGCCACtatagaaacaaaaaaataccATTTTCTAACCAAAGacaactttattttttaaatataaattatgtctaattaataatttaattttttttaaattatgaatgttttattttacttttttattatgGGAATAAATGATACAGAAATAATATTGCAATACAAGTCAtgtcaatttaaattttaatttttgtaaaaatataaagagaatatcttagaatatataaatattaacaatatatttcattcaatGATGAATACTTAAAGCATCGCTTTGAACTTCATGACTCAATTGTGTCTGTAAGTTagacaatttatttttcaatgctGCAATGCCCATCATGACAATATTCTCAGGCTTTAGAGCTCCACTACTTTCgacattgaaataatatttgtttggTTTAGCTTCCCAATTAAATGGTGCCTCATCTAAAACATTTTACGATTGAATTTAGTATGGAATCAATGTCTATAATAAAGTGATGCTTACATTGATCTTCTTCTAATTCACTGTATTCTGATTTTGGCCATTCATCAGGTTTTGGAAATAGCGTGTGTCTCATAGAATTATCTGGATCATACTCAAAGCTTACACCAGCAGTGGGATTCCATTTTGCATGTTCTTTTCCAAAACCTTTCTTTGCATATGCTCTTAACTTTAATTCTTGACCCTTTCTCAATTTTACTATCAGTATTTCTGGATAAGAGTATGTCAATTTATGTTGTATAATGCATTATAAAAGTAAtggatataatatttaaataaatatataccatCTGTTTCTCCATATTCACTAGCATCATCTTCTCTGTGCCTGGATGTAACAGGAAGTACTCTTGGATCACTGGATTTAAAATCTGCAGTGGTTACATGTCGTGTTTGATCTTCTGTACACTTTACATCAAGTGTGAATTCCACGCTACACTCTGGACAGAAATCCATGCATTGGCAGTCCCTTGTATATTGTATCCTATCAACAacctaaataattttaataccaACTTTCcgttttcgttaaaaaatcttaaatatattgaagtattgatttttaattatttacatcaTCACTTATTAATGGTATCATTCCGATCCTATGTGCTAAAAATTCATCGCTTAACACGGTTGAATTGGCTTCTAATTGCACCCAATCAATGGCCATAGTAGGTGTCTCGGCAATAAAGACGCGTCTCATACTATTTGCTAcactataaaaattaaaagtttaataaaataagagaaaaaaacgGAAAGGAATTTAGTTATCATTCAATATAACCTATCTTACCTTAATTCTGTATCTTCTACttgaaatttcacattttcttcTGTTAAATCTGAAATATGAACTGATGGTTGATTCGCGTACGGCATTTTACCGGATTCCTTGTATTGAAatcaatacaaaatatattttgtagttaATACCAGCTCagttaatacatatattcctTTCACAGTCTTAAATTACTGTTGTTCTTCCTGCTATAGGCATACATAGAGTCTATAAATTAGGAATGCAGCGCCACCATGAAAGATCTAGTTTGAAAATagtcttttaaaaaatatcaggaAATATCATTTAATTCTTTCCTACAATAATGTAAAGGAAAAACTCATGTTAGATGtagtgtattttttatttaaaaaatttcattacatatCATTCGTCACATAATATGAAAAGTAGACAAAACTGCATCAAAGagtatttatgaatattcaaCAACGTAAATCATTTTACATATTCTTAGTTTCTGATGAAAATGATTCATGAATGGAACTGaatgaataatttcttaaaatcagtAAAATCTAACACtttaaattactatttttctaaattcttaTATCTCACTTTCACCTATGTTTGTAAgtttatgaaaagaaaatgatatcaATGCATGCACGTATAAGtgattattatacataataaataataaaaatgagatAGTATAATTTTGGTAACTCTTATAAACAATACTAActtttataacataaatattaaagtgCTAAGATTTGTATAATATGCTTTATATGGCACTAaacttttgtaaaaattggaaGACTGTGGTTTGTGAAACTATTTGTTGAGTATCTGCAACAAGTTCGTGCAATTGTAAATGATGTTGTACCAGTGTTAATATAGATGTATTCTAAATGCAGTATAAATAGGAATACTAAAACATATAAGAGCTGAAAGCATAGcattaagaattattaaaaatattttcagccATAAGTTTTTGACAGCTATTATGAAAGGAAGTAAAATTTTGCTAATGCATTTAGTAATCGATTTTCAAAGTTCATCCGTGAAACGCTCAATGTCTTGTAAATGATCTCCATAATCTGTAGCTTCACTACCAACAAAAGCATCGTGGTGGTCTAAAATTTCATCAAACGACAATCTATTATCGTGATCGTCATCGGATGCGGCGAATAGATGATCGACTTCATCACTTGCAATTTccctaaaatatttaattgtcaCATATATTCCtgtcattaattaaaaaatattttatattaatatttactcaCTCGTTACTAGGCACAAGCCAAGAAAGTATTTCATCAGAATCTAATCTTCCATCTCCATTTTTATCATGTTCATAATcgaatttatctttttctattaaCAACCACTCTTTATCTTCAGCTTTAGCTCTATTTCCAATAAATTCTTGGAAGCTAATAGACCCATCTTTATTTGTATCTTTGTCATCCAGAGCTTGCTTTAATAGAAGTGGAAACATTCTTGGTGTTTCTTCGGGATGTGTATAAGCTTTAAATTCTTCTGTATCAAGATAACCATCTTTGTTTATATCGGCAGCTTGAAAGGTTTGCTTGTCATCAGTGATAAGTTTGTCATCCACTGTTAAATCTTCTGGATCAGTGCCATATGTATCTTGAAGAATTTCATTCCAACTGACTTTACCATCTTCATCTGTATCAGCATCCTCTAATCGATCTTGAGATTCCTCAGCAGAAAGCATGCTAAAGGAACGCAGAATCCAAGCCTTCAGTTCGTTTCTCTCAATAAATTTGTCATTGTTCAAATCCATCTTTGTCAATAAAATTGCTAAACGTCGTTTTGATTCTTTTGTTGGAAGTTTATCAAATTCTTCTGCCTCCTTTACGCTTCCTATGAAAAGTGAAAAGCCAGAAACATGATTTTGTTGATAAGATTTTGGTTTTACTGTAATAAGTTatgaatgtaatataatataaaaaatacctaAAATAGCTTCATGATCAAACTCCTGATGATGTTCTCCTCCAGCATAATGGTCCATGTCTCGTGGACTAAATGCACCATCCTCTGTTCTTTCATTGCTGCTCTGTTTGTTGTGCTGATGAGAGTGTATATGTGCGGAGGCTGCATTTCCGAATGAAAATGACCCCAGAATCGtgaagataaaaagaagaatttctaCACGCATTTGGCGTGTACCCATTGTAAGCCTTGGGAAAATTCTAAGAATTAGGATACGAAGAGATAACCTCAGAACAAGAAAAATTTGACAGGTGAACTGTTATCTACACAGTGTACCATAATGACTTCTATCGACTGTTTGTCGTTACGCATGTCGTATAATCGTTCTCGAAAATCGATTTTGATAAGATTTAAATTTGACaatttttcatagattttCCTATTGCTACTGAAAGCGACACGTTTAAGTATAAAATGCTCatgtgaaatatataatattatgtttataattaatgtgaattcacttttaaattatgaaaataacaagatgtaaaaagattgttttatgaaatttgcAGTGAaggataagaaaaatataataataggaGATCTGAATGAGTACTAACAAGATGTTCATgcaaaaaattcaatatatattgaacaaaggttttatgtattatatgaagaagaaatataaGTTTCCAATTTTGAGTTTATGCTGTATATTATCTAAGTAATTTTACTTACTTATTaagaaatcttttaaaattgaTTGGTCATTGTAACAAATTGTAATTGGGAGAATTCTCGATTTGCTCTTTGAGTTCACGTTTTTGATAATGAGACAAAACTTCACTTTCGTTCAGGGTGTCAGTAGTACACGCGTGTGTTGGAATATCAGTGCTTGGTACGTCGTGCCGTGAAAAGagatgaagaaaaagaacgtcAGGTCTACCTTAGCCACGATCAGTATGTGCGGTCATGATTTTGTTCTAGGGTGAGCGTTCAAAAATAGATATACTAACACGcgttcaatttatttctaactTCAGTAACCATCAAGCAAGCGACATAGATAGGACAGGAAGAGACTGAAGACCGTAAAGTATCATAATATCCGTTATTTTCTGACTCGTGATAATGATTTGATAAACTACGAAGATGTAAAGCGGAAATACGCACTCTAAAAATAtcagttaaaaatatttttagctcAAAAGCGTAATTCAGTTCCACTTTTCCATTTTATCCTACAGGAATTacagttttttttattataaaggtTTAAGATATTTGTTAGAATTTCGAGCGTTTATTTTCCACATATGTAAAATAGTATAAAGTTGAGTAAAACTACTTTTAAAACTAAGCAGGATATCGATTTTATtgctataaaaaaagaattttatcgaAGGCCGTCTGAAAATGTCAGCTTCTTTGAATGTTTTAAAGTTGTCTTTAAGTCCACGTTTTTAAAGatctttttgctttttttaatGAGTACTGCCATAGGTTCCAAAAGTTTGTTTCCAACTTTTATATACACCCTATATATCTATGTTtgtcattatatatatatcatggtcacgtttgattaaatttttaaatgcaactgttcatttttagatttttgaatttcaatttacaaattacaaatctctgaactagaaataaaattcaagttttattattaaagataaataaaggttttaaattttcacatTTATTCTGTTTCTCTCTGTTGTATTCTCTTTCCAACCGAAACGTTTTTAATGTGTTAATCTAATATGTAAATAACTTTGTTATAGATTTATCTTATGtcaaaagtatatatatatatataaacatagtgctataaattaataaatacacaataaattatatatatacattgtacATGCATATTAGATGGCATTCCATATGTAAGCACTGGTACGCTACTACTTACTATACTTGTCGTAACAAAACGCAGAGGGCGTAAGAAACACTCTGATTTTTTCCACGTCGGTATTTCAGAACCCGAGGAGCAAAGTTCTATTTAATGTCTACTTTGCCCTTAATCAATGATTGATTGCATGTATCACTTAATTGTTTTCAGagtatttcttaaaatatcgaTTGTTTTCTAAATAACGATGAAAGACAATATgatgattttttttattaaacagtTGGAAAGTAATATAtgcaatcatttttattatcggTCTTAAATCTCGCGTAATGGTTATACGTTTGGACTGCAAACGATAAAATTATGCCGGAATTATTATGATAATGTTGCGATTCCATACGATCGCACAATTCTTCATGATCTATTGGTAGCCGATAACTTATCCCTTCAGAACAGTTCTGCATTTCGGAGGTCTCGGACGATAAAATCGACGATTCGTACCCCCGGTTAATAACACAGAAATTCATTATTAGAGGACAATTTCGCGTTGTCTGCTGTCGTCACCAATACACTCGTCGAACAGGGAGtgttaacaattaattttacgtTGGCGAAAATTTATTCCGTTCTCGTTATGCTTTCCGACGTGTGTTCTTCCCTTTATAATGCTAATTGTCAGAACGTTATTGTTCGCCGTCCGTAAAATACAATCGaacgataaaatttgttaaacatCGCCGGTCagcgaaatatttcaattttctctatGGCGCTGTGTAACGCGGATGCTGTAAAATATCATCGGGTTTTCGCGATTTCCCGCCGCTAccgtatttttccaattttcgaaCCGTCGGCTTTTTTTCATTCCCGCGATCAATTTTCCAGCTACACTGGCACCGTAATTATTTAGCGAGAAAATCGTCGAAGGTgttctctcgttttcttttctccgcCTGCGGTGAAATGATATGGAGATTGGGAAAAGTGCGGTCGGTCAGAACTGATTGGCGAAACGGAAATGCGACTGTTTTATATCGGTGACCGTAACCGCGAACTGTACTGATTTCGAGATCAAAGTCAAGTGTCAATTCCATCAGGCTTGCAAATTCGTCGTTCACCCTCTCTGTAGAATGACGAATGTTCCCCTGGTAAAATATCCGAAAGTTTGACTACGTTAATCTTTATATTTGCCAGTGTCGCGTGCAGCATTTACCACTTGCTCCACTTACAACTTTTCTACGATCATATAAAGTTCATTCACACATTCACGCGAGAAAATTCAAACGTTCATAAGCATTCTCTTCCCGCGTCTGTCGAACAATGTAATACCCAAAGGAAAAGCCGTTGAATTCGACATTCGATCGACTCTAACGAATCCGTCGTCGACGAGTTCCTCAAGATATTTTCGATTCCGGTGGAATATTCCGACGCGGAGAACGCAGACGCTTGTGATTTTTCCCAATGGCTGAGACGGGGGACGAGCAGCCACTGAAAGCATTCCTTCTGACATTCAAATGCTTGGTGCACGAACGAAAAAGGATACGTAAAGCCCGACGCCGCCTATTCATCGCTCAAAGGGATCATTTATCAACATATTTGATATGCTCCTGGCCGCGTTAAACCCGACGGAGGAACCTTACccgctctctctctttccctccgGCCGAGCTTCCATAGAAATAATATGCTAATCGCGCGAAGGCGGAGTTTAAAAAGTGCTCCGATAAATTCTCCGGACTTTTTGACGTAATTTCGCCCCTTCGCGCTGCCGCCaccaaatattctttttacgcGGTTTCCGACGTCTTAAGAGAACTTCGCTTCTGCACCACGGTATATCAGTCGgcggaatatatttttttgctgGATTCCAACCGGATGTCACGACCTGCTTCGCGGGCAAAGGATTCTAAGCCGACTTCCTTCGCATTTCCTCGCGAAAATCGCAAGAAGACGTTTCGGTTGTATTTCACTGACAATTCCGCGCTCCTCCTTAGAGAACGAGATTTTGGTTAGTAAAGAACGTTCGAACGATTCGAAACATTGTCCAGCGCGACGATTTTTCGATAGCCAGTGAGGTTACGAACTTCGAAACGTCATACTTAAGTGATTGACACGAAACGTTAAGATCATTTACAAATCCCCTCATCGGCACTTATGTGCGCGGTGACGCATACGCATATATTTATGCACCCCTGCCCTATACGTGGCTTGCCCTCATACATACATCGGTCATATTAGCCGCAAAGCGGAATACTCGCAGTGGTCCCGTTTGTCT
Above is a genomic segment from Bombus fervidus isolate BK054 chromosome 4, iyBomFerv1, whole genome shotgun sequence containing:
- the Smc3 gene encoding structural maintenance of chromosomes 3 isoform X1, which gives rise to MNILRDYTVRLIPSVNVTTHVIIQGFKSYREQTVVEPFDPRHNVVVGRNGSGKSNFFYAIQFVLSDEFSHLRPEQRQALLHEGTGPRVISAHVEIIFDNSDGRLPIDKEEVYLRRVIGSKKDQYFLNKRIVTRNDVMNLLESAGFSRSNPYYIVKQGKINQMATAPDSQRLKLLREVAGTRVYDDRREESKFILKETEGKLEKIQDFLRTIEERLKTLEEEKEELKEYQCWDKQRRCLEYTIHERELKENKRKLEDLEKSRANSGAEQARLCAEAKTAQEMVRAATKRLKEAKKEVQTAKEERDTLSAEQQQLLKEKTKLTLTINDLLEEVKGDNDSRKRAQQELEKLKVNIAAREAELEELKPEYEEMKRVEEECTRELQLKEQKRKELYAKQGRGSQFTSRDERDKWIQNELKQLTKQIKDKEEHERKISEDLKRDAEKQITLEKKIEEHTREMEQQRTSIDEHNKQYYELTKAKDQCQATRKEQYRQESVLQLNLSGLKEDLAKADQSLRSMAGKPILNGRDSVRKVLDTFRTRKDMAHEVSSYYGPVIENFSCDKSVYMAVEVTAGNRLFHHIVETDKFGTKILKEMNNQRLPGEVTFMPLNRLHVKDIDYPETGDAIPMISQLNYDQKYDKAMRYIFGKTLICRNLEAATNLARTSGLDCVTLEGDQVSSKGSLTGGYFNTLRSRLEIQKTRSELIAQISSLESQFSTLKEEIRKADQNISSYVSEMQRTETKNSKAKDVYDKMKAEIRLMKEELSAIERYRTPKERSLAQCTSSLEAMRATKEGLESELHQELMAQLSVADQRQVDTLNDDIRRLTKDNKEAFAKRMRLEAEKNKLENLLTNNLVRRKDELVQALQEISVEDRQRQLESSKAQLGDIEKRLVKVNADFKAQNERVTNAIKKQKAESAEVEKWKAREKEAQEKIEADAKDLEKLASKLNILQQKIVECTQKITELGALPSQEVYSKFSTLTTKQLFKEMEKANNHLKKYSHVNKKALDQFMSFSDQKEKLVKRKEELDRGDEKIKELMSVLEQRKCEAIQFTFKQVSKYFSEVFKKLVPSGHAQLVMKTADGDEGDDTTTEAADSDRFIGVGIRVSFTGHRAEMREMNQLSGGQKSLVALALIFAIQKCDPAPFYLFDEIDQALDAQHRKAVADMIHELSSDAQFITTTFRPELLQHANKFYGVKFRNKVSHVVCVTREEAADFVEDDTTHG
- the Smc3 gene encoding structural maintenance of chromosomes 3 isoform X2, producing the protein MYIKQVIIQGFKSYREQTVVEPFDPRHNVVVGRNGSGKSNFFYAIQFVLSDEFSHLRPEQRQALLHEGTGPRVISAHVEIIFDNSDGRLPIDKEEVYLRRVIGSKKDQYFLNKRIVTRNDVMNLLESAGFSRSNPYYIVKQGKINQMATAPDSQRLKLLREVAGTRVYDDRREESKFILKETEGKLEKIQDFLRTIEERLKTLEEEKEELKEYQCWDKQRRCLEYTIHERELKENKRKLEDLEKSRANSGAEQARLCAEAKTAQEMVRAATKRLKEAKKEVQTAKEERDTLSAEQQQLLKEKTKLTLTINDLLEEVKGDNDSRKRAQQELEKLKVNIAAREAELEELKPEYEEMKRVEEECTRELQLKEQKRKELYAKQGRGSQFTSRDERDKWIQNELKQLTKQIKDKEEHERKISEDLKRDAEKQITLEKKIEEHTREMEQQRTSIDEHNKQYYELTKAKDQCQATRKEQYRQESVLQLNLSGLKEDLAKADQSLRSMAGKPILNGRDSVRKVLDTFRTRKDMAHEVSSYYGPVIENFSCDKSVYMAVEVTAGNRLFHHIVETDKFGTKILKEMNNQRLPGEVTFMPLNRLHVKDIDYPETGDAIPMISQLNYDQKYDKAMRYIFGKTLICRNLEAATNLARTSGLDCVTLEGDQVSSKGSLTGGYFNTLRSRLEIQKTRSELIAQISSLESQFSTLKEEIRKADQNISSYVSEMQRTETKNSKAKDVYDKMKAEIRLMKEELSAIERYRTPKERSLAQCTSSLEAMRATKEGLESELHQELMAQLSVADQRQVDTLNDDIRRLTKDNKEAFAKRMRLEAEKNKLENLLTNNLVRRKDELVQALQEISVEDRQRQLESSKAQLGDIEKRLVKVNADFKAQNERVTNAIKKQKAESAEVEKWKAREKEAQEKIEADAKDLEKLASKLNILQQKIVECTQKITELGALPSQEVYSKFSTLTTKQLFKEMEKANNHLKKYSHVNKKALDQFMSFSDQKEKLVKRKEELDRGDEKIKELMSVLEQRKCEAIQFTFKQVSKYFSEVFKKLVPSGHAQLVMKTADGDEGDDTTTEAADSDRFIGVGIRVSFTGHRAEMREMNQLSGGQKSLVALALIFAIQKCDPAPFYLFDEIDQALDAQHRKAVADMIHELSSDAQFITTTFRPELLQHANKFYGVKFRNKVSHVVCVTREEAADFVEDDTTHG